A window of Benincasa hispida cultivar B227 chromosome 9, ASM972705v1, whole genome shotgun sequence genomic DNA:
TATGGGCTGTTTGTCCTCATTTCTCTCAGCCcacaacaactaaaacacacacacacatatatatatatatatttatgaaaaaataataagataactagacatctcaaaatcaatttacaGTATTCATGTATCTCATGAATGTTGTTCGGTCTATCCACTTTTTACGATATAGAATCTACAATATGTCCATTTTGGATTCACCATCCTTCGATAAGAtcttatttttggttttttgacCATGTCTATTTCGATTTCATGGCTGGCATAtggtttcatctcaaaattatcTGACAATAAAAATAACAGTTCATGTAACTAACTATACTGTAGATCTATAAGTCTCATTCATAATTTGACAcattatcaaatataatatatttaaattatttattattcaatgaTTTCATACACCTGATCACACAATTCTTAAATATCggagaaaaatacatttttggtccttaaattttggaaaagtttcTATTTGTTccttagatttcaagatttacacttttaacatcGATTTCTCaataaatactcattttccaTCTTTAGTATCAAGTGTAtgaacaaaatttatttaagtttcaccatttttaatcacttttaaaattaaattttaagatttcacttcataattattttaaattaattaagagataTTGACATCAATGattgaaaatgagtatttaacgAAAAATTGAGGCTAAAAATGTAACATCTTGAAACCTAtggaccaaattttaatttttttaaaattaactagagttcaagtttttaaattttatggtCTTAGTTACATAAAATTCTATAGTTTCACATGCCGATGTCATTTTTGACAAAGGattaagcctttttttttttttaatgtattactctttcaaatttccaacttttctcaatttttatctttatgttcgatccaaaactttcatttttaaagaaattgaatttgaaaaaaaccaaaaaataactatatttatttttaaccttattcaaaaatttttattaaatttttacataatttcacctcaaaattgaaATGATATGAGTTTTTCTTTAATCATCCAaaacttttataatttttacatcatttcacctcaaaatattcttaaactttatattattttgtaattattttcatttatttttaaaacttttactCTCGCatttacaataaatatctaaatgttGTCTTACTATAGAAATTGTGATTAAAAATAGTCAATAATAGTCTAGTTAAGTCCCaatcaaagtttcattaactaattataacaatttccattaatttttatagatattgatatttccataaaattggACCTCGATATTTCGAACATTGGTTAGGGGACATAAAAACTAGATCCAAAATCTAGGGAccaaaaaaattacttttccCCTAAATACTACTATTGtgattaggggtgttcaaaaaattcgaTAACCtaaaaaaaccgatcaacccaatccaacccgtGCGGTTTCGGTtggattatcaactcatttgggttgggttggattggttcatgtgttcacctaatataatccaaaccaacccaaatttattattaactttgaaaaatatatttttttgttacttataacataattatttatacatatattgattttaactttatttaattctaatattttttgaataatttattcttcaacaacttttaaaagtagtttctttgcactttaaaaagaaaattttcactatataaattgaaattgcataattaatcttaatttaaaatatgaaaataattaaattagatttgtatatatttcttctttttagaacaaaattttaaataaatgacccgattaacccgaactaACCcaacctaaatatttcatggttgggttggattcatTTTAATGGGTTATTTGGGTTTGAGAAgtttacaacccgaacaattgagTTAGATCTAAAGTCTCTTAACCCAATCCATGAATACCCCTAATCATGACACTTAATAGATGGAGATAGGGTAGAAATATGTTCACATATACATTTATAATACTATAAATTTTCCGTGGAGgcacccaaatattttatttccattaaaaaaaaatatatatatatattttcgaATTGAACGTGCTGTATCATTTTGgccaaaaagaaataaattacaaatatgtGGTATGCACGTTGTATgaccaatcaaataatgtaaaGCCATATTTAAGGGGTTTAGATGAAAaccaaagaagaaggaaaaggcaTGGCCATATAttgaacaacaacaacaacagtaAGCTTTTTCTTCTGTTCATAGTACCAAAAATGGCGATTTCTAGAAGGTCATCCAAGAAAGTGAAGGGAGAAAGAAGAAATGTCGTGTGTTTATACGGCACCGTTTTGTTGAAGCTTCTTCTTTATCGAATTCCTGCTGCCATTTTGTTGATATTGATTTTGGTTTTATGGTCTTCTTCAACAACCATTATTTCTGGAAGATTTGTTCATGTCTGTGTTTCCTCAAGAAAGCTTACTAATCTTTACTGCCTCTCTGCTGGCTCACAACCCAACTTCCAAATCCCTCTCCAACACACCCATTCTCATCCCGCTGTTTGGTAACgttttcgtttttcttcttttgtaatttatgtcaaattacaaattttgttATGAAAAAAGTTTACTTAATTATACTCTTTTTAGTAAcgttttcactttttttttttaattgcaattggtaacatttttaagattaataattgaatatataataatttttttaaataattgcaaatatagcaaaatttggagatctttttaaatataaaaaaatatttaaaaatatttacactttataacaaaatgttttaaaagtACAAACTACTTCTGgactttttactataaaatgtaaatatttttgggatttttctatttataaaaatttctccaaaatctATAAATGATAGACTTTATATTGATAGACTCAATATCACCAATATAGTCTATCACTAGTAGACTCTTATTGGTAATATAGTCTAGCACTAATAGACTCTAAgagttgttatatttataaattatttttgcaTTCTGCTTTATTCATTAATATTTTGAGTTAtaatctgtttttttttaatacatttttatctaatttctacacttgattttaaaaaactagGTTTTGAAAACGGAAAAAGATGTTAATGTCTTTCTTTAGAAACatgtttttagttttggaaattacttaaaaattcaactcatttactaagaaaaaatggaaattctTGTAAGAAATCCAGAGATATtagaataattttcaaaaatctaaaacaaaatagttattatGGGCCTTAGATTTTCATATTCTATATACAACTTAATTTTGaggttaaaattaaaaacaaagggTGAATGTCAACCTCAACAAGTTTAGTACGTTTATtgacatacattatattattatatatatttgatgccttttttttttttacaacagaaaatattatatacatcttttttaaattaatggaagaattatatacataaaattaaaatctgtCTAAAATAGTCCCGCATTCATGAATTTCTATATTTAATAGACttgtaaattattattttaaaattggtgAAATAAATTGTACATTTTAGACTCAGAAAATTGAAAACTCATAATTCTAGCTAGTatatacaaaatacaaaattccaaggacacattaaaaacattttaaaattcatatacCTAAACCTATTAGacatctttttttaatatttagaaaacttaacttaactttcaatttaacctttatgttgttttaaaataaagaaaaatgagtgaacttattattttaatatttaaaataattatccttaTAAATTTGTTTctgtaatttttgtttcttatttacattttttccacgattaatatataaacaaTCTCATGCTTATTCACACATCATTTCTGTCGGcaacaataaaataaagaacTTTTCAATTCCATTTATTCtctaatttaaattctaaaatcaaatgaaaaaaaaatagaatgctAATTTGGTTTCTTTTAGTCAAGCTTAggttaaattgatttattgggGTAAAATTTGTTTTCTATTTATAGGTTTTGGATCTAGTTTCTATCTGatttctaagtttcaaaatattatacatgtttgatttcaatttaattcttaggttttaaaatatgacAATTTTAGTCttgatatttgagttttgtttcaatttagttcatagGTTTccagatttacacttttaacctcaatttttcattaaatattcactttccatctttaatattaatatctattaattaagggtaaaattgtaacgttttgaaacataaaaactaaattgaaattaaacttaaaacttgaatgataaaatatataatattttaaaagttagagaccaaataaaaactattagacccaaaatcttaagaaaaaaaaaagtatgttttTCCCTAACTTCTATTAAATACATCAACATATCTAATCATATACGAATTATAAATTTGTTAACACAGGGAATCAGAAACAACGACAACAACAACATTAACAACAAAGGAACTTCAAAATTCTTCAAGTTCCAACAGCTATATTATAAAACAGATTATTGAAGTTCCAGAAGCTTCCAATCAGCCCACACCTTCTAATTCTTCAGAATCTATGAACAAAAAGGAGATCAATAATAATGAACAGAATTATAGTAGTTCTTCCAATGAAACCACCGTAAAATTAGCCAGCGCCGCCACCGGCGATGGTGGCCGTGCAATTACGGTCGGAAGCGAGGAGGAAGAGGAGATTGCAATGAAGGCGATTGAAGAGCAGCTGCGGGAGCAGCGGTCGTGGattaataacaacaacaatggTGGGGCGGCGGAGTGCGGCGGAAGAGGGATTTATGTGTACGAATTGCCGGCGAAATTTAATAAAGAATTGGTGGGGCAGTGTGGGGAGATGGTTCCATGGATGGacttttgtaaatattttagtaatGAAGGTTTGGGGGAGGCGATTCCGGAGCTTGGGAATGGATGGTATAATACTCATCAATATGCGTTAGAACCCATTTTTCATTCAAGGTACTTGACTCTTTGCCATAACTCCGATCCCTTTTTAAGCTTCAAGTTCTCGTtagataatcatttgattttaaatgacaaaattattgaaaatatttacaaacaataaaaaatacCATAATCTACCTGTGATAAATTGTGATAGATTGTCTATCATTACACACATAaacacagatagtagtctatcgtggTCCACCGCggtaatattttgttattatttgtaaatattttggctcattttcctatatttgaaaatagcccAAAAAAACCCTCATAAATAATATGATAAAATCAACAACCATGTGGGactatttatgatatttttgtcaaattatagggactaaatactaattataaattatagagattaaattctaactttctccaaattatagagaccaaatttacaattttttaaaaacttttttcataatttctttcttagttttcttcaaacatttaaattattagtcacgttccaaaaacaaaatacatttcttttctttctaaaacTACATCTTCAAAACTAGATATGAATTTTGAAGAAGTTATGCATAATAAATCAAAGAAATCAATAGATGGAAATAATGTTCGCAagaagttttcaaaaactaaatgattatcaaataaagTCTTATTTTCTCAAACCAAGAGCTTAAAACtcatttgaaatcatttgattttttttaaaaattaagcttataaatattATCTATAGGTTTCTTTGTtatgttatctactttttaggCATGTTTTCACcattgtctaaggctagttttgaaatctataaaaaaaaaaatgtttttgttgCTAGAATCTGCctataaattcaaatgttactttagaaaaagatgaaaattgtaGACAAACATTGTAAAAAACaagtccaatttttttttttaaaaaaaacataaaatagttattaaacaaaaaCTTAATTATCTAtaattcaaactcaaatttcaatgGGGGCACATCAACAATTAGAGTTAGAGACACGTGAAACTATTCCATATTCTCTTtcataattatatatgttatataattcgTAGTAAGTaattcttttattaatttaaaagattacactttataaaaaaaagattataaaaaatgaaacatgaTTTTTTTCGAAACCTTTAGTGATATAAATGGATATTTGCCCTAATATTTACTCCTTTCTTCTTCACTCCGATGCTAGGGTTTTAAAGCATCCTTGTAGGGTCTACAACCAAGAGGAAGCCAAGCTTTTCTATGTCCCTTACTATGGCGGACTAGACATTCTCAGATGGCATTTCAAGGACAACGTTACCAATGCCCTTAAGGATACATTGGGCTTAGA
This region includes:
- the LOC120084881 gene encoding xyloglucan-specific galacturonosyltransferase 1-like, translating into MAISRRSSKKVKGERRNVVCLYGTVLLKLLLYRIPAAILLILILVLWSSSTTIISGRFVHVCVSSRKLTNLYCLSAGSQPNFQIPLQHTHSHPAVWESETTTTTTLTTKELQNSSSSNSYIIKQIIEVPEASNQPTPSNSSESMNKKEINNNEQNYSSSSNETTVKLASAATGDGGRAITVGSEEEEEIAMKAIEEQLREQRSWINNNNNGGAAECGGRGIYVYELPAKFNKELVGQCGEMVPWMDFCKYFSNEGLGEAIPELGNGWYNTHQYALEPIFHSRVLKHPCRVYNQEEAKLFYVPYYGGLDILRWHFKDNVTNALKDTLGLELIQWLSAQKPWAQNSGKDHVFVLGKISWDFRRDANGNNNGYNRNNPSWGTKFLELDQLQNPIKLLIERQPWHQNDVGIPHPTFFHPHTDDDVFAWQWKALRSERKYLVGFAGGARPDSSENIRSLLIDHCTTTEDGRLCRHVNCTTGDCERPRVVIELFLESEFCLQPPGDSPTRKSVFDSLISGCIPVFFDPFTAYYQYPWHLPEDYSKYSVMIDKKELKRSGENVVKKLEGISLEKREEMRSYIVYELMPGLVYGDSNNVMEKFQDAYHIAISNLLQRVSML